The Dethiosulfovibrio peptidovorans DSM 11002 genome has a window encoding:
- a CDS encoding MFS transporter, translating into MTGDMRKALRYRWAVWGAMVLAYMVVFFHRLAAGVVRANVTEAFDLSSAAFGNMASAYFYAYMLMQIPVGLMADSLGARVTVSIGMMLAGTGSVLFGTASSYGLLLIGRFLVGIGVSTVFVSILKVQSQWFREREFGTMSGLTSLVGNLGGVLAQAPLAILVGLFSWRASFVTIGVATFGIAALCWIVIRNTPQEKGFPAIDESNDIGEDVVPIPLMTTLKESASDWRIWPVFVFFGCYSGVYLALSGTWGTPYLQDVYGMTVQQASSMVSFAVYGTIVGGITAGSISDRIGKRKLPLILMNILATATWLAIVVLWQGKPPIWAIRPLFFMVGFFATSYVISWAIVKEINRPQSTGVAIALVNTGAFLGSAVITTVMGMMLENMSHLASQEKFTAALGVCLGATVLGLICSLVFPETNCRNVSKGR; encoded by the coding sequence ATGACAGGGGATATGAGGAAAGCCCTTAGATACAGGTGGGCCGTATGGGGAGCCATGGTACTGGCTTATATGGTGGTGTTTTTTCACCGTCTCGCCGCAGGAGTTGTCAGAGCGAACGTAACGGAAGCCTTCGACCTCTCTTCCGCAGCCTTCGGAAACATGGCATCGGCCTATTTTTACGCATACATGCTCATGCAGATCCCGGTGGGACTCATGGCCGATTCCCTGGGAGCCAGGGTAACCGTGTCGATCGGAATGATGCTGGCGGGAACCGGATCGGTACTCTTCGGCACAGCGTCCAGCTACGGTCTGCTGCTGATCGGAAGATTTTTGGTCGGGATAGGAGTGTCCACCGTATTCGTCTCGATCCTGAAGGTCCAATCCCAGTGGTTCAGGGAAAGGGAGTTCGGAACGATGTCAGGACTGACCTCTCTGGTCGGTAACCTGGGAGGGGTGCTAGCCCAGGCGCCATTGGCTATCCTGGTAGGTCTGTTCAGCTGGAGAGCCTCTTTCGTGACCATAGGCGTGGCTACCTTCGGCATCGCCGCTCTTTGCTGGATCGTGATACGAAACACCCCACAGGAGAAGGGCTTCCCCGCCATAGACGAATCGAACGACATCGGAGAAGATGTCGTGCCGATTCCTCTTATGACCACACTTAAGGAATCCGCTTCGGACTGGCGCATATGGCCGGTGTTCGTGTTTTTCGGATGTTACAGCGGAGTTTATCTGGCTCTTTCCGGAACCTGGGGGACCCCTTATTTACAGGACGTATACGGAATGACGGTACAGCAGGCCTCCTCCATGGTCTCCTTTGCCGTTTATGGAACGATCGTCGGAGGGATAACCGCCGGTTCCATTTCGGACAGGATAGGAAAGAGAAAGCTGCCACTGATCTTGATGAACATATTGGCGACCGCGACTTGGTTGGCGATAGTGGTACTGTGGCAGGGCAAACCGCCGATATGGGCAATAAGGCCCCTTTTCTTTATGGTGGGATTCTTCGCCACGTCATACGTCATATCCTGGGCCATAGTCAAGGAGATAAACAGACCCCAATCGACCGGGGTAGCCATAGCCCTGGTCAACACCGGGGCTTTTCTGGGAAGTGCCGTCATAACCACCGTGATGGGAATGATGCTGGAAAACATGTCACATCTCGCCTCTCAGGAAAAATTCACCGCCGCTCTTGGCGTATGTCTGGGAGCGACCGTCCTGGGGCTGATATGCTCGCTGGTCTTCCCTGAAACCAACTGTAGAAACGTATCTAAAGGTCGTTAG